One part of the Flavobacterium johnsoniae UW101 genome encodes these proteins:
- a CDS encoding SusC/RagA family TonB-linked outer membrane protein produces MNNFSFIKGGLALYCLIFAGFLFSFSSIYSRDSINCKSLFYQQHLIQGIISDGISPLPGVTVTVKSNRNLSCITDYNGQYSLKASPQDTLIVSFIGFKTALVPLNGRTKVDVKLLYDTTTLQEVRVNAGYYSVKESERTGSISRIGATDIEKQPVSNVLATMQGRMAGVNITQDSGTPGAGFQIQIRGLNSLRTEGNNPLYIINGVPYSSENIGYSNTTTGVPTPTSPLASINPNDIESIEVLKDADATAIYGSRGANGVVLITTKKGTAGKTKVIIAASSGFGRATRFMDLMNTQQYLEMRRQGFANDGITSYPASAYDINGTWDQKKYTNWQKELTGGTSVITNLQTTLTGGSQNTQYLLSGTYRTETTVLPADFGYDKGAFNFNLNHASEDKKFKLTFSTGYTFQSSLQAATDMTRTARNLAPNAPSLYNSDGSLNFENSTWQNPLASLRSTAEVKTNDLNMNSVISYQVKPQWEIKINLGFTDLNNAEMRLLPSTMFNPALNYNSSRSSMYSNLTQRQSWIIEPQLRWKHDFEESTLDILIGGTAQEQKTSRLYQFGRGFSSNSLIRDFLSATTKTIFLSDEIQYRYQAFFARANYNWNQKYILNLTARRDGSSRFGPGRQFATFGAAGAAWLFSKEKFLQNSTFLSFGKLRASYGTTGSDQIGDYQYLDTYVSSSQSYNGIIAMDPTRLFNPDFSWEVNKKLEIAVEAGFYKDCIFLTAAWYRNRSSNQLVGIPLPATTGFTSISANLAAEVENSGVEFTLRTVNLNRNELKWKSSFNISVAKNKLTAFPGLEGSTYANRYVIGQSTSIVKVYNYVGIDPVTGLYKIEDVNKDGIITSLGDKKTIMDLSPKYFGGLDNQFEYKNWKLDFLFQFVKQLNYSYTSNVPGGSPINQPSAMTDAWLQQGDVAQYQINTSGQNGNAVNAFYNYTDSNANIVDGSYIRLKNIALSYRLPLHNSKGVGCRISLLGQNLLTFTSYKGGDPEFKYTAYLPPLKVLTAGIELTF; encoded by the coding sequence ATGAATAATTTTTCATTTATCAAGGGAGGGCTGGCTCTTTATTGCCTTATTTTTGCAGGCTTTCTATTTAGTTTTTCCTCCATTTATTCCAGAGATTCAATCAATTGTAAATCACTGTTTTATCAGCAGCATCTCATACAGGGGATTATCTCTGACGGTATTTCTCCTCTTCCCGGTGTAACGGTCACTGTCAAAAGCAATCGAAATCTATCCTGTATTACGGATTATAATGGACAGTATTCATTGAAAGCTTCTCCTCAGGATACGCTGATTGTTTCTTTTATAGGATTTAAAACTGCTCTTGTTCCTCTGAACGGCAGAACTAAAGTAGACGTCAAACTGCTCTATGATACCACCACGCTTCAGGAAGTGCGAGTAAACGCAGGCTACTATTCTGTAAAAGAGAGTGAACGCACTGGAAGCATTTCAAGAATAGGTGCAACCGATATTGAAAAACAGCCCGTATCAAATGTGCTTGCCACGATGCAGGGACGGATGGCAGGGGTAAATATTACACAGGATTCCGGTACCCCGGGAGCAGGATTTCAGATTCAGATCAGAGGACTTAACAGTCTTCGGACTGAAGGAAACAATCCACTTTATATTATAAATGGAGTTCCATATTCATCGGAAAATATAGGCTACAGCAATACAACAACCGGTGTCCCAACCCCCACTAGCCCGCTGGCTAGTATTAATCCAAATGATATCGAAAGCATAGAAGTATTAAAAGATGCTGATGCAACGGCCATTTACGGTTCTCGAGGGGCTAACGGCGTAGTGCTGATTACCACCAAAAAAGGAACCGCGGGCAAAACCAAAGTGATAATTGCCGCCTCTTCAGGATTTGGAAGGGCAACAAGATTCATGGATCTCATGAATACGCAGCAATACCTTGAGATGAGAAGGCAGGGTTTTGCAAATGACGGAATAACTTCTTATCCAGCTTCAGCATATGACATTAACGGAACTTGGGATCAAAAGAAGTACACCAACTGGCAGAAAGAACTTACCGGAGGAACTTCTGTAATAACCAATCTGCAGACCACACTAACCGGAGGTTCCCAAAACACGCAGTATTTGTTAAGTGGAACATACAGAACTGAGACAACTGTGCTGCCGGCTGATTTTGGATATGACAAAGGAGCGTTCAATTTTAACTTGAATCATGCCAGTGAAGACAAGAAATTTAAACTTACTTTCTCCACTGGATACACATTTCAAAGTAGTCTTCAGGCGGCAACAGATATGACCCGTACGGCACGAAATCTGGCTCCCAATGCACCCTCTTTGTACAACTCCGACGGAAGCCTCAATTTTGAAAACAGTACCTGGCAGAATCCTCTCGCATCCCTTAGAAGCACTGCCGAAGTAAAAACCAATGACCTTAATATGAATAGCGTCATCAGTTATCAGGTGAAACCTCAGTGGGAAATTAAAATCAATCTCGGTTTTACAGATTTAAATAATGCAGAAATGCGTCTCCTTCCTTCCACCATGTTCAATCCTGCTTTAAATTACAACAGCAGCAGGTCGTCAATGTATTCCAATTTGACCCAGAGACAGTCATGGATTATTGAACCACAGCTCAGATGGAAGCATGATTTTGAAGAAAGTACATTGGATATTCTCATAGGAGGAACCGCACAAGAGCAGAAAACATCTAGGCTTTATCAATTTGGAAGAGGATTCTCCAGCAACAGCCTCATCAGGGATTTTCTTTCAGCCACAACCAAGACAATATTTCTAAGCGATGAAATACAGTATCGCTATCAGGCATTTTTTGCAAGGGCTAATTATAACTGGAATCAGAAATACATCTTAAATCTTACAGCCAGAAGAGACGGTTCTAGCAGATTCGGACCGGGAAGACAATTTGCTACTTTCGGAGCTGCGGGTGCGGCATGGCTGTTTTCAAAAGAGAAATTTTTACAAAACAGCACATTTTTGAGTTTTGGGAAATTACGAGCCAGTTACGGAACAACAGGAAGCGATCAGATCGGAGATTATCAATACTTAGACACTTATGTGTCTTCAAGCCAGTCCTATAACGGCATTATTGCAATGGATCCTACCCGCTTGTTTAATCCCGATTTTAGCTGGGAGGTCAATAAAAAATTGGAGATAGCAGTCGAGGCAGGATTTTATAAAGACTGCATATTCCTTACGGCTGCGTGGTACAGGAACAGATCATCCAACCAGCTTGTAGGCATACCGCTTCCTGCTACAACGGGTTTTACTTCAATAAGTGCTAATCTTGCGGCGGAGGTTGAAAATTCAGGAGTCGAATTTACACTTCGGACAGTAAATCTGAACAGAAACGAGCTCAAATGGAAATCGAGCTTTAATATATCAGTGGCAAAAAATAAACTAACTGCTTTTCCAGGACTTGAAGGGTCAACCTATGCAAACCGATACGTAATCGGACAGTCTACAAGCATTGTAAAGGTTTACAACTATGTCGGCATAGACCCTGTAACTGGACTGTACAAGATTGAAGACGTAAACAAGGATGGTATAATTACATCACTTGGAGATAAAAAAACGATAATGGATCTCTCTCCAAAATATTTTGGTGGACTGGATAATCAGTTTGAGTACAAAAACTGGAAGCTCGACTTTTTATTCCAATTTGTAAAACAGCTTAATTACAGCTATACGTCCAATGTTCCCGGAGGAAGCCCGATAAATCAGCCCTCAGCAATGACAGATGCTTGGCTGCAACAGGGTGATGTTGCACAATACCAGATTAATACATCAGGCCAGAACGGAAATGCCGTAAATGCATTTTACAATTACACGGATAGTAATGCCAACATCGTTGACGGTTCATACATCCGCCTTAAAAACATTGCACTTAGCTACAGGCTTCCTTTACATAACAGTAAAGGAGTCGGATGTAGAATCTCATTACTAGGTCAAAATCTACTGACTTTTACCTCTTATAAAGGTGGAGATCCAGAATTTAAATATACCGCATACCTGCCTCCATTAAAAGTTCTCACAGCCGGAATCGAACTGACATTTTAA
- a CDS encoding DUF6520 family protein, translated as MKATILKAFALPLAAFALASAGAVGTNTSKQSKADLIVDAYIHNPLNEECEQVDVNCELGTGPACQSGSFTAYGKESEDSCTMTLHRVE; from the coding sequence ATGAAAGCAACTATTTTAAAAGCATTTGCACTGCCTCTGGCTGCATTTGCGCTTGCTAGTGCGGGGGCTGTAGGCACCAACACATCAAAACAAAGTAAGGCTGATTTAATTGTCGATGCTTACATTCACAATCCGCTGAATGAAGAATGTGAGCAGGTCGATGTAAACTGTGAATTGGGAACTGGGCCTGCCTGTCAGAGCGGCAGCTTTACCGCATATGGTAAAGAAAGTGAGGATTCCTGTACTATGACACTTCACCGTGTTGAATAA
- a CDS encoding RagB/SusD family nutrient uptake outer membrane protein, with amino-acid sequence MKNIENLNIIFSNMRGIFSIRFFFILLLSASTASCDGFVEVDLPDSQLTSEAVFADASSAGAALAGLYAKLRSTGMLNGSSTGISCYLGLYTDELDYYQQTAVSNFYNNSLFATDYQVNALWNQSFNQIYTANALIDGLNKSETVPSVAKKQIMGEALFIRGLLHFTMANLFGDLPYITSTDYKLNSRAIKMPVYRIYENCINDLEMASDMISETYPAAERIRPNRSTVKALMARVYLYMKLYPEASDAASAVINNSLYKQEINLDRIFLKGSTTTILQFMPSASGANTSEGSLYIFRSGPPPLVALRSDFVDAFEPGDKRKAQWTAKITNGISNWYYASKYKQDLSTSASLEYSVIFRLAEQYLIRAEARAYQGDIIGAKEDLNVIRNTAGLSDTPALTAQEIIADVQSQRRFELFTEFGQRFFDLKRTERLDQTLSVVKPGWNTDDKLLPLPEVELNSNPNLKPQNPGY; translated from the coding sequence ATGAAAAATATAGAAAATTTAAACATTATTTTCTCAAATATGAGAGGTATTTTCAGCATCAGGTTCTTTTTTATTCTGTTATTATCCGCTTCAACAGCCTCATGTGACGGTTTTGTCGAGGTAGATCTTCCTGACTCCCAGCTTACGTCCGAAGCCGTTTTTGCGGATGCATCTTCAGCTGGAGCTGCACTTGCAGGCCTGTATGCAAAACTTAGAAGCACAGGAATGCTTAACGGCAGTTCAACCGGAATATCCTGCTATCTTGGACTGTATACCGATGAACTCGATTATTATCAGCAGACAGCCGTGAGCAATTTTTATAATAACAGCCTTTTTGCCACAGATTATCAGGTTAATGCGCTTTGGAACCAAAGCTTCAACCAGATATATACCGCTAATGCTCTCATTGATGGACTGAATAAATCTGAAACGGTGCCTTCAGTTGCTAAAAAACAGATCATGGGAGAAGCACTGTTTATTAGAGGGTTGCTTCATTTTACCATGGCCAATCTTTTTGGAGATCTGCCCTACATAACATCTACTGATTATAAATTAAACAGCAGAGCCATCAAAATGCCTGTATACAGGATTTATGAAAACTGCATAAACGACTTAGAAATGGCTTCTGATATGATATCAGAGACTTATCCAGCAGCTGAAAGAATCCGTCCAAACCGAAGTACTGTAAAAGCCCTAATGGCAAGAGTCTATCTGTACATGAAACTCTACCCTGAAGCTTCTGACGCAGCTTCAGCGGTAATAAACAATTCTCTTTATAAACAAGAAATTAATCTGGACAGGATTTTTCTGAAAGGATCCACTACAACTATCTTGCAATTTATGCCGTCGGCTTCTGGAGCAAATACCAGTGAAGGCAGCCTGTATATATTTAGATCGGGACCTCCACCACTGGTCGCCTTACGGTCAGATTTTGTAGATGCTTTCGAACCGGGAGATAAAAGGAAAGCGCAGTGGACGGCCAAAATTACAAATGGCATCTCCAACTGGTACTACGCTTCAAAATACAAACAGGATTTAAGCACCTCAGCTTCCTTGGAATACTCTGTGATCTTTCGTCTTGCTGAGCAGTATCTGATCCGTGCCGAAGCAAGGGCTTATCAGGGAGATATAATAGGAGCCAAAGAAGACCTCAACGTTATCAGAAACACTGCAGGGCTTTCAGATACACCTGCTTTAACAGCCCAAGAAATTATTGCAGATGTTCAAAGCCAGCGCCGCTTTGAGCTCTTCACCGAATTCGGACAGCGTTTTTTTGATCTTAAGCGAACCGAAAGACTTGACCAGACACTGTCAGTCGTAAAACCCGGATGGAATACTGATGATAAGCTTTTGCCCCTGCCGGAAGTTGAGCTCAATTCAAATCCAAACTTAAAGCCTCAGAACCCTGGATATTAA
- a CDS encoding helix-turn-helix transcriptional regulator — protein sequence MKLNRLKKVFDDQKIKNRVIAKYLGKSESTISLWRNNKRQPNLEEFYQIAKLLRVNIHSLIEPTNWKEETSETYEDFAKRYIEKNNN from the coding sequence ATGAAATTAAACAGATTAAAAAAAGTCTTTGACGATCAGAAAATTAAGAACCGAGTAATTGCTAAATATTTAGGGAAATCTGAATCGACTATATCTTTATGGCGTAATAATAAAAGACAACCGAACCTTGAGGAATTTTATCAAATAGCGAAACTTTTGCGTGTAAATATACATAGCTTGATAGAACCTACTAATTGGAAAGAAGAAACCTCAGAAACTTATGAAGATTTTGCTAAGAGGTATATAGAAAAAAACAATAATTAA
- a CDS encoding alpha/beta hydrolase family protein has protein sequence MEEQDFSKWGTLELKAVSSEGEWISSHMSYENHLDTLFLIRTETAKSYAFPKCRDPRFGKEDIFAFLSDDSKLRIKDLKSETVKTIENVSRYELIDGGKYILTLNRNHGIKSLLTIWDRRYKIIDTISGVLEYKLNFNSTALLFSFEKKGLNEIGIINFNSYSRENITEDKQAKFYNLTWHKNGLAVAFLSKTGKSSERDVINYYNIRERKLFTSFSSFNDGRTSPVIYSRLPLSISSDAGIVFFRENKTIGNDSQAGIGVVEIWNGNDKAIYPDRIRMEAGGIKLLLSAWEPKSNRFLEISSTDQTETRLTGKEDYIISYNKNAYGRQEIYQPEADFYIQNIKNNSRELFLKKFTIDTYRMIFDPMSNKILYYRENNWWIYNPEYKTHLNITGKITAKWDNSSEESAPHQFRVYNCAGWSSCGRKVILYDRNDIWLADTDGSSVKRLTRGKEKNMIFRIDKSEYSLEKPEILNLSGNLILKAVNTDDWSAGYFTFNIKSDKKLLVYGQKDYSHIYKSAGNFYVYITQSFNSAPQIEFIKKNSTKPSVLFKSNQQQKEYFYGRSELLFYSAGNGEKLKAALFYPADFDPEKKYPMIVHIYDSMSKELHKYVNPSLLNMEGFNITNYTLKNYFVLLPDINYQIGNTGFSALDCVKAAVNETIKKTSIDPLKIGLYGHSFGGYETCFIVSQSDIFAAAISGAGISDNIGFYFNISRNAVFKSDMWRFESQQWRMGKSLYENKESYLRNSPIIYADNVKTPLLLWTGKEDRVVPWSQSTAYYLALRRLGKKTILLSYPKQDHSLENTESQIDLTRRMMQWFDYFLKNKSIHWIEKGTSE, from the coding sequence ATGGAAGAACAGGATTTCTCAAAATGGGGAACACTGGAATTAAAGGCCGTTTCTTCAGAAGGAGAATGGATCTCAAGTCATATGAGCTATGAAAACCATTTAGACACACTCTTTCTTATCCGTACCGAAACAGCAAAATCTTATGCTTTTCCAAAATGCCGAGATCCCCGCTTTGGAAAAGAAGATATTTTTGCCTTTCTATCCGATGATTCAAAACTGAGAATAAAAGACCTTAAATCTGAAACTGTGAAGACCATTGAAAATGTCAGTCGGTATGAATTGATTGATGGAGGAAAATACATTCTAACCTTGAACCGAAACCATGGAATCAAAAGCCTTCTTACGATATGGGACAGACGTTATAAGATAATTGATACCATAAGCGGAGTACTCGAATATAAGCTTAATTTTAATAGCACTGCACTCTTGTTTTCTTTTGAAAAAAAAGGACTAAACGAAATTGGTATAATAAACTTTAATTCCTATTCAAGAGAAAACATCACCGAAGATAAACAGGCAAAATTTTATAACCTGACATGGCATAAAAATGGTCTTGCTGTCGCCTTTTTATCTAAAACTGGTAAAAGTTCAGAAAGGGATGTCATTAATTATTATAACATAAGGGAAAGAAAACTTTTTACTTCTTTTTCATCATTTAACGACGGAAGGACATCTCCTGTTATATATTCCCGACTTCCTTTATCTATTTCCAGCGACGCCGGCATTGTGTTTTTTAGAGAAAATAAAACCATTGGAAATGATTCTCAAGCTGGCATCGGGGTGGTTGAAATCTGGAATGGGAATGATAAAGCTATTTATCCTGACAGAATTCGAATGGAAGCCGGCGGGATAAAACTCCTGCTATCCGCTTGGGAACCTAAATCGAACAGATTCTTAGAAATCTCTAGCACTGATCAGACTGAAACCAGACTGACTGGTAAAGAAGATTATATTATTTCCTATAATAAAAATGCCTACGGAAGGCAGGAAATATACCAACCGGAAGCGGATTTTTATATTCAAAATATCAAAAACAACTCAAGGGAATTGTTCTTGAAAAAGTTCACTATTGATACATACAGGATGATATTTGATCCAATGAGTAATAAAATATTATATTACCGCGAAAATAACTGGTGGATTTATAATCCTGAGTACAAGACCCACCTAAACATAACAGGAAAAATTACAGCCAAATGGGACAACAGTTCAGAAGAGTCAGCCCCACATCAATTTCGTGTCTATAACTGCGCTGGATGGAGCAGCTGTGGACGAAAAGTCATTTTATATGACAGAAATGATATCTGGCTTGCCGATACTGATGGTTCATCAGTTAAAAGACTCACAAGAGGAAAAGAGAAAAATATGATTTTCAGAATTGATAAATCAGAATACAGTCTTGAGAAACCTGAAATTTTAAATCTGAGCGGCAACTTAATCTTAAAAGCAGTAAATACTGATGATTGGTCCGCAGGTTATTTTACATTTAATATAAAATCTGATAAAAAGCTATTAGTATACGGACAGAAGGATTACAGCCATATTTATAAAAGTGCAGGCAACTTTTACGTCTATATAACCCAGAGTTTTAATTCTGCGCCTCAAATTGAATTCATTAAAAAAAATAGTACTAAGCCATCTGTTTTGTTTAAATCTAACCAGCAGCAGAAAGAATATTTTTATGGTAGGTCAGAACTCCTTTTTTATTCGGCAGGTAATGGTGAAAAATTAAAAGCTGCACTTTTTTATCCTGCTGATTTTGACCCAGAAAAAAAATACCCGATGATTGTTCACATTTATGACAGCATGTCTAAGGAACTCCATAAGTATGTCAATCCATCACTGCTCAATATGGAAGGTTTTAATATAACTAATTATACTTTAAAGAACTATTTTGTACTTCTTCCAGATATTAACTACCAGATAGGAAATACCGGTTTTAGCGCACTTGACTGTGTAAAAGCGGCAGTAAATGAAACCATTAAAAAGACTTCAATTGACCCTCTCAAAATCGGATTGTACGGGCATTCTTTCGGAGGCTATGAGACCTGTTTTATAGTCTCACAGAGCGATATTTTTGCTGCAGCTATCTCGGGTGCTGGAATCAGCGATAATATTGGATTCTATTTTAATATCAGCAGAAATGCTGTTTTCAAATCAGACATGTGGCGTTTTGAAAGCCAGCAGTGGAGGATGGGAAAATCACTCTATGAGAATAAAGAATCATATCTTAGAAATTCTCCTATTATTTATGCTGACAATGTAAAAACCCCGCTTTTATTGTGGACAGGAAAAGAGGACAGAGTTGTGCCTTGGAGCCAGAGCACAGCCTATTATCTGGCCCTTAGAAGACTGGGAAAGAAAACAATTCTTCTCAGCTACCCAAAACAGGATCATTCTCTGGAGAACACTGAAAGCCAGATTGACCTTACCCGCAGAATGATGCAGTGGTTTGATTACTTTTTAAAAAACAAAAGTATCCATTGGATCGAAAAGGGCACTTCTGAATAA
- a CDS encoding MauE/DoxX family redox-associated membrane protein: MNSKNNIKKYIIETVCVLHILLFVYASVSKLLDFENFKTQLGQSPILSLYAEYVSVLVIGIELLTAVLLCIPRFKFIGLWISAALMIMFTTYIYIILNFSPFIPCSCGGILEKLSWHEHLLFNLLFTGLASLAILLRSTSKQTIRYLLLLTIFTISSVTVLFLFTDDIMKKENPFIRRLPNASAAKTKELDVRNNSYYIAGIYNKKIYLGNRLAPLQVLEVDENLKTKKKHTIKLSRENFPFKALEVRVKENSFYVSDGTVPVIYKGLISDWKAAVIIEGKFYFSQIVFMNDKKIAFRAQQPSTGENMLGITDEKSSFINFEYQALQKQHDGIFDTDGTIQYSGALNKLVYTYYYRNQYLVMDTDLNVLSRANTIDTTKNAKLKVVKLEQSGDIKLAAPPYMVNRNTSVCNNLLFVNSMLRGRYEGDDVWKHASVIDVYDMNQKTYLLSFYVYDENNLRMKSFYASESSVYIISGHYLLKYQYGKNMKSKFK; encoded by the coding sequence ATGAATTCTAAGAATAACATAAAAAAATATATAATAGAGACAGTCTGTGTTTTGCATATACTGCTATTTGTATACGCTTCAGTAAGTAAACTTCTGGATTTTGAAAATTTTAAAACGCAACTAGGACAATCACCTATTTTAAGTCTGTATGCTGAGTATGTTTCAGTTTTAGTAATTGGAATTGAACTTTTAACTGCTGTACTTTTATGTATCCCCAGATTTAAATTTATAGGTTTGTGGATTTCGGCAGCACTGATGATTATGTTCACTACGTATATTTATATAATTTTAAACTTCAGTCCGTTTATTCCCTGTTCGTGCGGCGGAATTTTAGAAAAACTGAGCTGGCATGAACATCTGCTTTTTAATCTCTTGTTTACAGGATTGGCCTCATTGGCAATTCTGCTCAGATCAACTTCAAAACAAACAATAAGATATCTTTTACTTTTAACCATTTTTACGATATCCAGTGTAACTGTCCTTTTCTTGTTTACTGATGACATAATGAAAAAGGAAAACCCTTTTATACGCCGGCTTCCTAATGCATCAGCTGCAAAAACTAAAGAACTTGATGTAAGAAATAATTCCTATTATATAGCTGGAATATATAATAAAAAGATTTATTTAGGAAACCGTTTAGCTCCTCTTCAGGTATTGGAAGTGGATGAAAATCTAAAGACAAAAAAGAAACACACTATAAAACTCAGCCGTGAAAATTTCCCGTTTAAAGCATTAGAAGTGAGAGTAAAAGAGAATAGTTTTTATGTCAGTGACGGAACTGTTCCAGTTATATACAAAGGTCTGATTTCTGACTGGAAGGCTGCTGTTATCATTGAGGGTAAATTTTATTTTTCCCAGATTGTTTTCATGAACGACAAGAAGATAGCTTTTCGAGCTCAGCAGCCGTCAACAGGAGAGAATATGCTTGGAATTACAGACGAGAAAAGCAGTTTTATAAACTTCGAATACCAGGCGCTTCAAAAGCAGCACGACGGTATTTTTGATACAGACGGAACAATCCAGTACAGTGGAGCCTTGAATAAATTGGTTTATACGTACTACTATCGAAACCAGTACTTAGTGATGGATACAGATTTAAATGTATTATCTAGAGCAAATACAATCGATACTACAAAGAATGCCAAATTAAAAGTGGTAAAATTAGAGCAGTCTGGCGACATAAAACTTGCAGCTCCGCCATATATGGTAAACAGGAATACTTCGGTCTGTAATAATCTACTTTTTGTAAACTCAATGCTAAGAGGAAGATATGAGGGGGATGATGTATGGAAACATGCCTCGGTTATAGATGTATATGATATGAACCAAAAGACTTATTTATTAAGTTTTTATGTATATGACGAAAACAATTTAAGGATGAAAAGCTTTTATGCTTCGGAATCTTCTGTATATATCATCTCTGGACATTATCTGCTGAAATATCAGTATGGAAAAAACATGAAGTCAAAGTTTAAATGA
- a CDS encoding plasmid mobilization protein has translation MEDKNSSRNRWLHIRLTKEEFDFIDKNFKASACRKRSDFVRRNLLRKPIVMRYRNESLDKLLQELIQLRTQLNFMGNNFNQSVKKLHTLFEIADFRIWILAFDSDRNRYFSLVEEIKKHIENLAQKWLQS, from the coding sequence ATGGAAGACAAAAACAGCAGCAGAAACAGATGGCTGCACATCCGGCTGACAAAAGAAGAATTTGATTTTATTGATAAGAATTTCAAAGCGTCAGCCTGCCGCAAACGAAGTGATTTCGTGCGCAGAAATCTGCTGAGAAAACCCATTGTAATGAGATATAGAAACGAGTCGCTGGATAAGCTGCTGCAGGAGCTTATCCAGCTCAGAACACAGCTGAATTTCATGGGAAATAATTTCAATCAGAGCGTTAAAAAACTCCATACCCTTTTTGAAATTGCCGATTTCAGAATTTGGATTCTGGCTTTTGATTCCGACAGGAACAGATATTTTTCGCTGGTTGAAGAAATAAAAAAACACATTGAAAATCTCGCCCAAAAATGGTTGCAGTCATAA
- a CDS encoding relaxase/mobilization nuclease domain-containing protein, which yields MVAVINTGHSIRGVLMYNENKVSQGAAVCIGEGNYPIDIEKMSESFKLSVFLKQLQLNENVKRSAVHISLNFDRSDKDLSKEKLMQIACCYMEKIGFAAQPYLVYQHHDAGHPHLHIASINVRADGSRINMHNIGRNQSETARKELEISFNLVRADSRKKQSPALINAIDAEKIKYGAIDSKRAIGSVLSAVIPHYKYTTLGELNAILNLYNVKAERGKENSKMFQNKGLIYQILDGNKKTVGVPIKASSFYSKPTLSQLEINFAASKTSRMINMKRTRNAVDLLLLKYPNITLSQLETRLANQGITAVVRKNEQGLIYGMTYIDHNTKCVFNGSSLGSEYAAKGLLQRLSHSPHSEKQYTVPDGTAQKHGSLISAGEVQRIIDDVLYAGTPSDYVPRELKNKRKKRKRKGQSDNN from the coding sequence ATGGTTGCAGTCATAAACACAGGACACTCGATAAGAGGCGTCCTAATGTATAATGAGAATAAAGTTTCCCAGGGCGCAGCTGTGTGCATCGGCGAGGGAAATTATCCCATCGATATTGAAAAAATGTCAGAATCTTTTAAGCTCAGTGTATTTCTAAAACAGCTCCAGCTCAATGAAAATGTCAAGCGCAGCGCAGTGCACATCTCGCTGAATTTTGATCGTTCAGACAAGGACTTATCAAAAGAGAAACTCATGCAGATTGCCTGTTGTTATATGGAGAAAATTGGATTCGCCGCACAGCCTTATCTCGTCTACCAGCACCACGATGCGGGACATCCGCACCTTCATATCGCATCCATAAATGTGCGGGCAGACGGATCCAGGATTAACATGCACAATATTGGAAGAAACCAGTCTGAAACGGCCCGCAAAGAATTGGAGATTTCTTTTAATCTGGTTCGGGCAGATTCGAGAAAAAAACAGAGTCCAGCGCTTATTAATGCCATTGATGCGGAAAAAATAAAATATGGGGCAATAGATTCCAAGAGAGCCATCGGCAGTGTATTGAGTGCAGTTATTCCGCACTACAAATACACAACCCTCGGTGAGCTGAACGCAATATTGAACCTGTATAACGTCAAGGCAGAAAGGGGAAAGGAAAATTCAAAAATGTTTCAGAATAAAGGCCTTATCTATCAGATTCTGGATGGGAACAAAAAGACTGTCGGGGTTCCTATAAAGGCCAGTAGTTTTTATTCCAAGCCTACCCTTTCCCAGCTTGAAATTAATTTTGCCGCCTCCAAAACTTCTCGCATGATAAACATGAAAAGAACACGAAATGCGGTTGATCTACTGCTGTTAAAATACCCAAACATTACGCTCTCGCAGCTTGAAACGCGGCTGGCGAACCAAGGCATTACGGCAGTTGTCAGAAAAAATGAACAGGGACTAATATACGGTATGACCTACATAGATCATAACACCAAATGCGTTTTCAACGGAAGCAGTCTCGGCTCGGAATATGCAGCCAAAGGGCTCCTGCAGCGTCTGAGCCATTCGCCCCATTCTGAGAAGCAATATACAGTTCCTGATGGTACCGCTCAGAAGCACGGCTCTTTGATTTCCGCAGGGGAAGTTCAGCGGATAATTGATGATGTGCTTTACGCCGGAACGCCTTCAGATTACGTTCCAAGAGAGCTTAAAAACAAGCGGAAAAAAAGAAAGAGAAAAGGACAGTCCGATAATAATTAA